TTTTCCTTTGTCTGAGAGGAGCGTTCTTCAAGCATTGTTGAAAGCATATCCAGAAGGGAACCCGTCTTTTCCGCGAAAGCCTTTCTTGTTCTTTCTTTTCCCAGCGGGGCGAACAGGTGCGAACGAACAATACCAGGGTATCTCAAGACACCCTCCATCGTAAAATCCAGCAGGCAGTAGATCCTGACAGGAAGGTCCAGCTCCTCTATTTCGAGAATCATCATCCAGTCGCTGAAGACATGTTCCAGTGTCATGTTGAGGGCATGATCAATGAGATTTTCCTTGGAGCCGTAGTAGTAGTTCACGGAGGCGGAGTTGACACCGGCTTTTTCAGCGATGCTGCGGGTGGTGATGCCGCCTACACCCTCAATGTTAAGAATGTCTATTGCGGCAAGGATGATTTTCTTCCTTGTGTCGCCTTTGTCTTCCATAAGCCCTCCAGGTTTGACTCAGCTAAGGTAACCTCTCCGTCGCTTTCCGGCAACCCTGCAGGCATTGACGGATTATCATATTTCAGTATCATAATCACATGATTAAAACATATGATTAAATCATATGATTAGCAAGTATAGACATAATCTCATCGATACATTTAGATAGTCAGGAGAGTACAGATGCGCTTTGGATCAGTATCCTTAATGTTTTTTCAAATAATTGTCATAGCATCAGTTACGTTTGGAGCTGAGCCCACTGGAAGTATCAGAGGCAAGGTGGTATCTCAGAGAACTCAGGATCCGATCGTTGGCGTCTTCGTAATGGTGGACGGTACTTCCTTCGGTGCCATCACCGATGCTTCGGGTATCTTTACGATTACTGATATTCCTGTGGGCGGTTACAACATCAGTGTCACCAGCGTCGGTTACCATTCAAGGGTGAAGACGGATATCATGGTCAGGTCTGAGAGGTCGACCTTTGTAGATTTCTCACTGGAAATTGCGGTCATCCAGGGAGGAATTATCGAGGTCAGGCCCGAGTATTTCGCTGAGGATGATATCCAGCCAACAAGCCGAATGGAGTTTGCGGGGGAACAGATCCGGCGGACTCCAGGTTCAGCCGGTGATGTAACTCGCGTAATTGCCGGACTGCCATCCGTCGCGAAGGTGGACGATCAGTACAACGGTCTGGCCGTACGCGGTGGCAACCCTCTGGAGAATGGCTTCTACATAGATGATATTGAGATCGCGAATATTAACCACTTCCCCCGTCAGGGGACTTCCGGCGGTGGTCTCGGCATGGTTAACGTTGATCTGCTGGAGGATGTCCGGTTCTCAGCGGGGGGATTTTCCTCTGCATACGGAGACAGGCTTTCCTCTATAATGGAACTGAAACTAAGAG
This sequence is a window from Candidatus Aegiribacteria sp.. Protein-coding genes within it:
- a CDS encoding TetR/AcrR family transcriptional regulator, whose protein sequence is MEDKGDTRKKIILAAIDILNIEGVGGITTRSIAEKAGVNSASVNYYYGSKENLIDHALNMTLEHVFSDWMMILEIEELDLPVRIYCLLDFTMEGVLRYPGIVRSHLFAPLGKERTRKAFAEKTGSLLDMLSTMLEERSSQTKEKLKLSLGQMLLTVISAAMIPELFTAITEKDITEAQARSRFILNLLKQFLDVELTITDIIQSEIIRVRKQAFRSE